A window of Cryptomeria japonica chromosome 3, Sugi_1.0, whole genome shotgun sequence contains these coding sequences:
- the LOC131035515 gene encoding uncharacterized protein LOC131035515 isoform X2, with the protein MTEVKNMLKNGAEEKSIVENEVEYKKPNRKAIVKSADMSEEMQEEAIQCASQALDIHAVEKDVEAYHKKEFDMRHAPTWHCIVGRNFGSYVTHETKHFIYFYLDQMAVLFFK; encoded by the coding sequence ATGACGGAGGTGAAGAACATGCTGAAAAACGGCGCAGAGGAGAAGAGCATAGTGGAAAATGAAGTAGAGTACAAGAAGCCGAATCGGAAAGCAATTGTGAAGAGTGCTGATATGAGCGAGGAAATGCAGGAGGAAGCCATTCAATGCGCTTCTCAGGCCCTGGACATCCACGCTGTAGAGAAGGACGTTGAAGCGTATCACAAAAAAGAGTTTGACATGAGGCATGCGCCTACTTGGCACTGCATCGTGGGGCGAAATTTTGGCTCATATGTTACTCATGAGACAAAGCATTTCATATACTTTTATCTGGATCAGATGGCAGTTCTCTTTTTCAAATAA